One Dioscorea cayenensis subsp. rotundata cultivar TDr96_F1 chromosome 15, TDr96_F1_v2_PseudoChromosome.rev07_lg8_w22 25.fasta, whole genome shotgun sequence genomic region harbors:
- the LOC120277810 gene encoding zinc finger MYM-type protein 1-like, which translates to MGKLSERPVPILMVIFLEEGSSIQGLAFRGHDESSSSKNKGNFLELLYWYGARVDKINKTLKANAPGNNQMTAPKIQKDLMHSWAEKVRSLIIKDIGDWIFSLMVDEARDISVKEQMAIVLRYVDSRGQVIERFLCIEHVTNTSSKTLKEAIDNLFAKYGLSLSRLRGQGYDGASNMRGEFNGLKSLILKDNPYARYVHCFARQLQLVVAGLAKKKMPIINDFFSYVIKIVNLVGASCKRKDELRQRQHENIVTHIEKGAISTGRGLNQETSLARPGDTRWGSHYYTILRLIMMWQTVTDVVGNIHDDGTSPDQQGVALGLIDRMERLEFVFILFFMKKVLGITNGLSQALQEKNQNIVNALDMVECVKLKLQSLRDDGWDELLADVSEFCVKSDIEMPNNMEDTMLVRGRPRREKQIITYLHYYHVDVFYSVLDMIMQDMNSHFSESTIELLSCISCLDPKQSFPRFDFVKLVRIAELYPEDFSKIDRMALVDQLEMYICDMRKNVDFSSLGSIGELAIKLVETEKHVRYPLVYQLIELALVLPVSTTSVERIFQQ; encoded by the exons ACAAGGTTTAGCTTTTCGGGGGCACGATGAATCTTCAAGTTCCAAGAACAAGGGTAACTTTTTGGAGTTACTCTATTGGTATGGTGCACGTGTTGATAAGATTAACAAGACATTGAAAGCAAATGCTCCCGGGAATAACCAAATGACTgctccaaaaattcaaaaggacTTGATGCATTCTTGGGCTGAAAAAGTGAGATCGCTCATTATTAAAGACATTGGTGATTGGATTTTCTCACTTATGGTTGATGAAGCTAGAGACATTTCAGTGAAGGAACAAATGGCTATTGTTTTGAGATATGTTGATTCTCGTGGAcaagtgattgagagatttctttgTATAGAGCATGTGACAAACACTTCATCCAAGACTTTGAAAGAGGCTATTGataatttatttgcaaaatatggATTGTCCTTATCAAGGTTACGAGGTCAAGGTTATGATGGAGCTTCTAATATGCGAGGAGAATTTAATGGCCTAAAGTCACTCATATTGAAGGATAATCCATATGCAAGGTATGTTCATTGCTTTGCTCGTCAACTTCAATTAGTTGTCGCTGGTCTtgcgaaaaaaaaaatgcctatTATCAATGACTTCTTTAGTTATGTGattaaaattgtcaatttgGTTGGAGCGTCATGTAAAAGGAAAGATGAACTTCGACAAAGACAACATGAAAATATAGTTACACATATAGAGAAAGGTGCAATTTCTACTGGCAGAGGCCTCAATCAAGAGACAAGCCTTGCAAGACCCGGGGACACACGTTGGGGATCTCATTATTATACAATACTTCGTCTTATAATGATGTGGCAAACGGTAACGGATGTTGTTGGAAATATTCATGATGATGGAACTAGCCCTGACCAACAAGGTGTAGCTTTGGGTTTGATTGATCGTATGGAAAGACTTGAATTTgtgttcatattattttttatgaaaaaggtGTTGGGTATAACAAATGGCTTGTCACAAGCATTgcaagagaaaaatcaaaatatagtgAATGCTTTAGACATGGTTGAATGCGTCAAGCTCAAGTTACAATCATTGAGAGATGATGGATGGGATGAATTGTTGGCTGATGTTTCAGAGTTTTGTGTTAAAAGTGATATTGAGATGCCAAATAATATGGAAGATACTATGTTGGTCCGAGGTCGTCCAAGACGTGAGAAacaaattattacatatttgCACTACTATCACGTTGATGTTTTTTACTCA GTTCTTGATATGATTATGCAAGATATGAATAGTCATTTTTCAGAATCTACTATTGAATTGCTTTCTTGCATAAGTTGCCTTGATCCAAAACAATCATTTCcaagatttgattttgttaaattagTTCGTATTGCTGAGCTTTATCCTgaagatttctcaaaaattgaTCGAATGGCATTGGTAGATCAATTAGAGATGTACATATGTGACATGagaaaaaatgttgatttttcttCACTAGGAAGCATTGGAGAACTTGCCATAAAGTTGGTTGAAACAGAAAAACATGTCAGATATCCTCTAGTTTATCAGTTGATTGAGTTGGCGTTGGTCTTACCCGTTTCCACTACTTCTGTTGAAAGAATTTTTCAGCAATGA
- the LOC120277325 gene encoding receptor-like serine/threonine-protein kinase SD1-8 isoform X1: MLIFKVMAPLVAGLVFLSVTFPYSIAADTLNPDQPLRDGQTIVSAKETFALGFFSPGESKHRYVGIWYNKLPGGQTTTVVWVANRSSPLSGTNGSLELNGNGTLTINSMISLPMTMVALTNPVAQLLDDGNFVIRESNSSEFAWQSFDYPTDTLLSGMKLGWDLRTGLNRNLTSWRSKDDPSPGSYVVSINLEGTTQGNLWSGSTKKWRSGPWTGITFSNVGEQPRTYSHRFGFVNNKDEVYYMYNTTGTQIVHRKLVDQSGMLQNFVWIESTGMWNLFLKYPMNECLEYSRCGPYGVCDINVWPICRCLQGFKPKSPQEWLLMDASSGCDRLTTLDCKNRSNGFMIVTLAALPETSNAIVYTNINQDECRYRCLKNCSCTAYATANISGAGLGCVIWVKELIDLRMSSHPTQDVFVRLMAADLASISNKFSKKSQTKSVVLIIVFSMAALIIPLIYFYSWGKKKMIQKDIRGNGEFELAQLQWSTLMVATHNFAMTNILGKGGFGLVYKGKLAEGREIAVKRLSKNSTQGIDEFENEVTFIAKLQHRNLVRLLGYCIKGDEKILVYEYMPNGSLDACLFGKEKGEHLDWQTRFHIIEGIARGLLYLHQDSRLRIIHRDLKASNILLDIEMNSKISDFGLARNFGDCETMIKTRKVVGTYGYMAPEYTLDGVFSMKSDVFSFGVLILEIISGQRNRILLSNPHLYLLGKAWRLWNEGKVLDLLDPLISNSFSVSQVMRCINIGLLCVQEKSEDRPSMASIIVMLSNDDAPLPEPKEPGFKAIFSTKHDAVSNQNDLHTFNDITLTEQIGR, from the exons ATGCTAATTTTCAAGGTAATGGCACCTTTAGTTGCTGGGCTTGTCTTCCTCTCAGTTACCTTCCCTTACTCCATCGCAGCCGACACTTTGAACCCTGATCAGCCTCTCCGCGATGGCCAAACTATAGTCTCAGCCAAAGAAACCTTTGCCTTAGGCTTCTTCAGCCCTGGCGAATCAAAGCATAGATACGTCGGGATTTGGTACAACAAGCTTCCAGGAGGCCAAACAACAACAGTAGTATGGGTTGCCAACCGCAGTAGTCCATTATCAGGCACCAACGGAAGCTTGGAACTGAATGGTAATGGCACTTTGACCATCAACTCCATGATCTCCCTGCCCATGACTATGGTGGCCCTTACCAACCCGGTGGCACAGCTTTTAGATGATGGCAATTTTGTTATCAGAGAATCAAACAGCAGTGAGTTCGCTTGGCAGAGCTTTGACTACCCGACCGACACACTTCTCTCCGGCATGAAGCTTGGATGGGATTTGAGAACTGGTCTTAACCGCAATCTCACCTCTTGGAGGAGCAAAGACGATCCATCTCCAGGGAGCTATGTCGTATCCATTAACCTAGAAGGGACTACTCAGGGCAATTTATGGTCTGGTTCAACTAAAAAGTGGCGCTCTGGGCCATGGACTGGTATCACGTTCAGCAACGTAGGAGAACAGCCGCGCACCTATAGCCATCGTTTTGGTTTTGTTAACAACAAGGACGAGGTTTACTACATGTATAACACAACGGGCACACAGATTGTGCATCGGAAGCTAGTGGACCAGTCTGGCATGCTTCAAAATTTTGTGTGGATTGAGAGCACTGGCATGTGGAATCTCTTCTTGAAATACCCCATGAACGAGTGCCTGGAGTACTCAAGATGCGGGCCTTACGGCGTGTGCGACATCAATGTCTGGCCCATATGCAGGTGCTTGCAAGGGTTCAAGCCAAAGTCGCCGCAGGAGTGGCTTCTCATGGATGCCTCATCCGGTTGTGATCGCCTCACAACGCTAGACTGCAAGAACAGATCCAATGGGTTCATGATTGTCACCCTTGCGGCGCTGCCAGAAACATCAAACGCCATCGTATACACAAACATCAACCAGGATGAATGCAGATATAGGTGTTTGAAGAATTGCTCATGCACAGCCTATGCCACAGCCAACATCAGTGGTGCAGGACTCGGGTGCGTTATTTGGGTGAAGGAGCTCATCGACTTGAGAATGTCCTCTCATCCTACACAGGATGTCTTTGTCCGGCTTATGGCTGCTGATCTAG CTTCAATCTCAAATAAGTTTAGTAAGAAAAGTCAAACCAAATCAGTGGTTTTGATCATAGTTTTCTCAATGGCGGCATTGATAATTCCATTAATATACTTCTATTCAtggggaaagaagaagatgatacaAAAAG ACATAAGAGGAAATGGTGAATTTGAATTAGCACAACTTCAATGGAGTACTCTAATGGTGGCTACACACAACTTTGCTATGACAAACATTCTCGGAAAAGGTGGTTTTGGCCTTGTCTATAAG GGGAAGTTGGCCGAGGGACGTGAAATAGCGGTTAAGAGACTCTCAAAGAATTCAACACAAGGCATTGATGAGTTTGAAAATGAAGTTACTTTTATTGCAAAGCTTCAACACCGTAACCTTGTGCGACTTTTAGGATACTGCATTAAAGGAGATGAAAAGATTCTTGTCTACGAGTATATGCCCAATGGAAGCTTGGATGCATGTCTATTTG gcaaagaaaaaggagaacaTTTGGACTGGCAAACACGCTTCCACATCATTGAGGGAATTGCTCGAGGTCTTTTATATCTTCATCAGGACTCGAGATTAAGAATTATACATAGGGATCTCAAAGCAAGTAACATCCTTCTAGACATTGAAATGAATTCTAAAATCTCAGACTTTGGCTTAGCCAGAAATTTTGGAGATTGTGAAACAATGATCAAGACAAGAAAAGTAGTTGGAACATA TGGATATATGGCCCCGGAGTATACATTGGATGGAGTTTTCTCAATGAAGTCAGATGTGTTTAGCTTTGGGGTGTTAATCTTGGAAATCATAAGTGGCCAAAGAAATAGGATTTTACTCTCAAATCCACACCTTTACCTCCTTGGGAAA GCTTGGAGATTATGGAATGAAGGGAAGGTTTTGGATTTATTAGATCCATTAATCAGCAACTCATTTTCAGTGAGTCAAGTTATGAGATGCATAAATATAGGTCTCTTGTGTGTTCAAGAAAAATCGGAGGATAGACCATCCATGGCATCAATAATTGTCATGTTAAGCAACGATGATGCCCCATTACCAGAGCCTAAAGAACCGGGGTTTAAAGCTATTTTTTCCACTAAGCATGACGCAGTTTCAAATCAGAATGACTTGCATACTTTTAATGATATCACACTCACAGAGCAAATAGGTAGATAA
- the LOC120277325 gene encoding receptor-like serine/threonine-protein kinase SD1-8 isoform X2 translates to MLIFKVMAPLVAGLVFLSVTFPYSIAADTLNPDQPLRDGQTIVSAKETFALGFFSPGESKHRYVGIWYNKLPGGQTTTVVWVANRSSPLSGTNGSLELNGNGTLTINSMISLPMTMVALTNPVAQLLDDGNFVIRESNSSEFAWQSFDYPTDTLLSGMKLGWDLRTGLNRNLTSWRSKDDPSPGSYVVSINLEGTTQGNLWSGSTKKWRSGPWTGITFSNVGEQPRTYSHRFGFVNNKDEVYYMYNTTGTQIVHRKLVDQSGMLQNFVWIESTGMWNLFLKYPMNECLEYSRCGPYGVCDINVWPICRCLQGFKPKSPQEWLLMDASSGCDRLTTLDCKNRSNGFMIVTLAALPETSNAIVYTNINQDECRYRCLKNCSCTAYATANISGAGLGCVIWVKELIDLRMSSHPTQDVFVRLMAADLDIRGNGEFELAQLQWSTLMVATHNFAMTNILGKGGFGLVYKGKLAEGREIAVKRLSKNSTQGIDEFENEVTFIAKLQHRNLVRLLGYCIKGDEKILVYEYMPNGSLDACLFGKEKGEHLDWQTRFHIIEGIARGLLYLHQDSRLRIIHRDLKASNILLDIEMNSKISDFGLARNFGDCETMIKTRKVVGTYGYMAPEYTLDGVFSMKSDVFSFGVLILEIISGQRNRILLSNPHLYLLGKAWRLWNEGKVLDLLDPLISNSFSVSQVMRCINIGLLCVQEKSEDRPSMASIIVMLSNDDAPLPEPKEPGFKAIFSTKHDAVSNQNDLHTFNDITLTEQIGR, encoded by the exons ATGCTAATTTTCAAGGTAATGGCACCTTTAGTTGCTGGGCTTGTCTTCCTCTCAGTTACCTTCCCTTACTCCATCGCAGCCGACACTTTGAACCCTGATCAGCCTCTCCGCGATGGCCAAACTATAGTCTCAGCCAAAGAAACCTTTGCCTTAGGCTTCTTCAGCCCTGGCGAATCAAAGCATAGATACGTCGGGATTTGGTACAACAAGCTTCCAGGAGGCCAAACAACAACAGTAGTATGGGTTGCCAACCGCAGTAGTCCATTATCAGGCACCAACGGAAGCTTGGAACTGAATGGTAATGGCACTTTGACCATCAACTCCATGATCTCCCTGCCCATGACTATGGTGGCCCTTACCAACCCGGTGGCACAGCTTTTAGATGATGGCAATTTTGTTATCAGAGAATCAAACAGCAGTGAGTTCGCTTGGCAGAGCTTTGACTACCCGACCGACACACTTCTCTCCGGCATGAAGCTTGGATGGGATTTGAGAACTGGTCTTAACCGCAATCTCACCTCTTGGAGGAGCAAAGACGATCCATCTCCAGGGAGCTATGTCGTATCCATTAACCTAGAAGGGACTACTCAGGGCAATTTATGGTCTGGTTCAACTAAAAAGTGGCGCTCTGGGCCATGGACTGGTATCACGTTCAGCAACGTAGGAGAACAGCCGCGCACCTATAGCCATCGTTTTGGTTTTGTTAACAACAAGGACGAGGTTTACTACATGTATAACACAACGGGCACACAGATTGTGCATCGGAAGCTAGTGGACCAGTCTGGCATGCTTCAAAATTTTGTGTGGATTGAGAGCACTGGCATGTGGAATCTCTTCTTGAAATACCCCATGAACGAGTGCCTGGAGTACTCAAGATGCGGGCCTTACGGCGTGTGCGACATCAATGTCTGGCCCATATGCAGGTGCTTGCAAGGGTTCAAGCCAAAGTCGCCGCAGGAGTGGCTTCTCATGGATGCCTCATCCGGTTGTGATCGCCTCACAACGCTAGACTGCAAGAACAGATCCAATGGGTTCATGATTGTCACCCTTGCGGCGCTGCCAGAAACATCAAACGCCATCGTATACACAAACATCAACCAGGATGAATGCAGATATAGGTGTTTGAAGAATTGCTCATGCACAGCCTATGCCACAGCCAACATCAGTGGTGCAGGACTCGGGTGCGTTATTTGGGTGAAGGAGCTCATCGACTTGAGAATGTCCTCTCATCCTACACAGGATGTCTTTGTCCGGCTTATGGCTGCTGATCTAG ACATAAGAGGAAATGGTGAATTTGAATTAGCACAACTTCAATGGAGTACTCTAATGGTGGCTACACACAACTTTGCTATGACAAACATTCTCGGAAAAGGTGGTTTTGGCCTTGTCTATAAG GGGAAGTTGGCCGAGGGACGTGAAATAGCGGTTAAGAGACTCTCAAAGAATTCAACACAAGGCATTGATGAGTTTGAAAATGAAGTTACTTTTATTGCAAAGCTTCAACACCGTAACCTTGTGCGACTTTTAGGATACTGCATTAAAGGAGATGAAAAGATTCTTGTCTACGAGTATATGCCCAATGGAAGCTTGGATGCATGTCTATTTG gcaaagaaaaaggagaacaTTTGGACTGGCAAACACGCTTCCACATCATTGAGGGAATTGCTCGAGGTCTTTTATATCTTCATCAGGACTCGAGATTAAGAATTATACATAGGGATCTCAAAGCAAGTAACATCCTTCTAGACATTGAAATGAATTCTAAAATCTCAGACTTTGGCTTAGCCAGAAATTTTGGAGATTGTGAAACAATGATCAAGACAAGAAAAGTAGTTGGAACATA TGGATATATGGCCCCGGAGTATACATTGGATGGAGTTTTCTCAATGAAGTCAGATGTGTTTAGCTTTGGGGTGTTAATCTTGGAAATCATAAGTGGCCAAAGAAATAGGATTTTACTCTCAAATCCACACCTTTACCTCCTTGGGAAA GCTTGGAGATTATGGAATGAAGGGAAGGTTTTGGATTTATTAGATCCATTAATCAGCAACTCATTTTCAGTGAGTCAAGTTATGAGATGCATAAATATAGGTCTCTTGTGTGTTCAAGAAAAATCGGAGGATAGACCATCCATGGCATCAATAATTGTCATGTTAAGCAACGATGATGCCCCATTACCAGAGCCTAAAGAACCGGGGTTTAAAGCTATTTTTTCCACTAAGCATGACGCAGTTTCAAATCAGAATGACTTGCATACTTTTAATGATATCACACTCACAGAGCAAATAGGTAGATAA